A single region of the Halorussus salinus genome encodes:
- a CDS encoding RNA methyltransferase produces MKPPAVAVVEPKTPGNIGTIARAMKNFGMHDLKLVDPPEFGRDSEAYGFAGQAREDILPNYDEVTFDHLVENYHTVGLTATTNEDARKHRRFPFETVDQLADSLADVDADTCLIFGREDNGLTNDEVARVDQVCSIPASADYSSLNLGQAATVTLYELRELTVEETQLPDVERERADEAEIEGFYDHFGEFLDAIDHPAEKRDKTVRLARRLLGRAHPTGREVQTLRGLLRRAMYHAESGGDPAETGDDYADHGDDATERTATPDDR; encoded by the coding sequence ATGAAGCCGCCAGCCGTCGCCGTCGTCGAACCGAAGACGCCGGGCAACATCGGTACCATCGCGCGGGCGATGAAGAACTTCGGCATGCACGACCTCAAACTGGTGGACCCGCCGGAGTTCGGCCGGGACAGCGAGGCCTACGGCTTCGCCGGACAGGCCCGCGAGGACATCCTCCCGAACTACGACGAGGTGACGTTCGACCACCTCGTGGAGAACTACCACACCGTCGGCCTGACCGCGACGACCAACGAGGACGCCCGGAAACACCGCCGGTTCCCGTTCGAGACGGTAGACCAACTGGCCGACAGTCTGGCCGACGTGGACGCCGACACCTGCCTCATTTTCGGCCGCGAGGACAACGGGCTGACCAACGACGAGGTGGCCCGCGTGGACCAAGTGTGTTCGATTCCCGCGAGCGCCGACTACTCGTCGCTGAATTTGGGGCAGGCCGCGACCGTCACGCTCTACGAACTCCGAGAGCTGACCGTCGAGGAGACCCAACTGCCGGACGTAGAACGCGAGCGCGCCGACGAGGCCGAAATCGAGGGGTTCTACGACCACTTCGGCGAGTTCTTGGACGCCATCGACCACCCCGCCGAGAAGCGCGACAAGACGGTCCGACTCGCCCGGCGACTCCTCGGGCGCGCCCACCCCACCGGCCGCGAGGTCCAGACGCTCCGCGGTCTCCTCCGGCGCGCGATGTACCACGCCGAGAGCGGGGGCGACCCCGCTGAAACCGGGGACGACTACGCCGACCACGGAGACGACGCCACCGAGCGAACGGCGACGCCGGACGACCGATAG
- a CDS encoding phosphatase PAP2 family protein: MFASLPLGTQFTLLVAVPSIAAMLVGKRVFLPDERFRTLLVEFVRTDWKYLGVAWVVTEIVNRLALNFHVARTFTGAIYAVEGATVAAFQAFTSIPLTVLATGVYLVGFPFIVLFTYFKLKAHDEEQAHRYALAYVIVVVCAVPFFLLFPVKVSGLYLSTVEPLMYELTPAIQHGIYSTDTLVKAFPSLHTGLSVLAALYAQKADTRYAYTAALLAGAIVLSTLYLGVHWVTDAAFAVLLVWVAYRLSQRVSEPHWSVVSREFVSGLRRYAWPRT; encoded by the coding sequence ATGTTTGCCTCCCTCCCGCTCGGTACGCAGTTTACCCTCCTCGTCGCGGTCCCGAGCATCGCGGCCATGCTCGTCGGCAAGCGAGTGTTCCTCCCCGACGAGCGGTTCCGGACCCTACTGGTGGAGTTCGTCCGGACCGATTGGAAGTATCTCGGGGTCGCGTGGGTCGTGACCGAAATCGTCAACAGACTCGCGCTCAACTTCCACGTCGCTCGGACATTCACCGGGGCCATCTACGCCGTCGAAGGCGCGACCGTCGCGGCGTTCCAAGCGTTCACGAGCATCCCCCTGACCGTGTTGGCCACCGGAGTCTACCTCGTGGGATTCCCCTTCATCGTGCTGTTCACGTACTTCAAGCTGAAGGCCCACGACGAGGAGCAGGCCCATCGCTACGCGCTGGCGTACGTCATCGTCGTCGTCTGCGCGGTGCCGTTCTTCCTCCTGTTCCCGGTGAAGGTGTCGGGACTCTACCTCTCGACGGTCGAACCGCTGATGTACGAGTTGACCCCCGCCATCCAGCACGGCATCTACAGCACCGATACGCTGGTCAAGGCGTTCCCCAGTCTCCACACCGGCCTGTCGGTGCTGGCGGCGTTGTACGCCCAGAAGGCCGACACGCGCTACGCCTACACGGCGGCGCTTCTGGCGGGAGCCATCGTCCTCTCGACGCTGTATCTGGGCGTCCACTGGGTGACCGACGCCGCGTTCGCGGTCCTGCTGGTGTGGGTCGCCTACCGACTCTCACAGCGGGTCAGCGAACCCCACTGGTCGGTCGTCTCCCGCGAGTTCGTCTCGGGCCTCCGGCGCTACGCGTGGCCCCGGACGTGA